The Caballeronia sp. TF1N1 DNA window CTACGGTTGCAGTGCCCAACGATCCCGTCAATCTGGAACGCGCGCTCAAGATCCTTCAGCGTATCGGCTGGATTCGCATCCGTCCGAATCCGAATCCTGTCGATGTAACCGAGCGCGACGTGACCGATAATCCTGCCGGCATCAAGCTCGTGCTGCTCGAATCGGCACAGGCGCCGCGCGCGTTGGAAGACGTGGATTTTGCGGCGATTCAGGGCAACTTCGCGGTATCGAGCGGACACGCCCTGACAACGGCGCTGGCGCTCGAGGAGATGACTTCGCCCTACGTGAATCAGGTCGTGGTGAAAGCCGCGAACCAGCATTCGCAGACCACCGACGATATCGTCGAAGCGTATCGTTCGGATGCGTTCAGGCAAGCCATCGTCGGCAATCACGCGTATGACGGCTTTCGGCTGCCCGACTATTTTCCTCGATGACTTCGAGCGGCGCCCCCTTCACTGCTGTGCGCGACTGCTCGAAGCGAGCAATCGTTTGATCGAAGCAAGCCCACGTCCGTGCGCTGGCGGCATGGATGTCCACGCATCGGCTTGCATCGGAAATGTCGTCGAACGAGAAAGAACGGATGAACGTGACTTGCGGATGAGTTCACGCGAAACGCAGATTGCTCTCCTCGACCCCACCCGCGAGCCAGAGTTCGAGCTTGGCCGGCGGCAGCGGGCGGCTCAAATGAAATCCCTGCGCAAGATCGCATTGCAACTCCCGCGGGCGCGTCATCATTTGTTCGCTCTCGACATCTTCGGCCACGACCTTCAGTCCCATGTTGTGCCCGAGATCGATGGTCGAGCGCACGATGGTCTCGTCGTCTTTATGATCCGTGAAGCCCATGACGAAGGATCGATCGATCCTGATCTCGTCCACGGGCATGCGCTTCAGGTACGACAAAGAAGAGTATCCCGTGCCGAAGTCGTCGACAGACAGGCGAAGGCCGAGCGCATGCAGACGGTCAAGGGTTTCGATAGCATGGTTCGGGTCGTCCATGCGTTGGATTTCGATTCTGTGGTTAATGCCGCGCACCAAGCAGCAGCCAGCGAGCGGGCACCGACGCGACTGCGGAATACCGGCGCATGAGTATGAAGCGCCGTTTTCCCACATCGGTAAATCAGGCAGCCAGATTCACGGGCAAGTCCACGACATGCCAGTACGACGCATATTCTGGCCCTCGCGGCGCACTCGATAACTTTCTGGTGAAGCGCACATAAACCTTCAGCGCAGTGCCCGTGTAAGTGTCCGCGAGAGCGATCCTCAAGTAGACCTGCTTGCCATCGAGGACATTCGGCGTCGCAAGCGAGTTATTGACGTTCGGGCCGCCGCCGTTCGTCAAGTTCACCGTGCTCGGTCGGGCAATGGGCGCCGGGCTCGCCTGGTTCGTCAAGACGATGCTCGTAACCTGCCCCGCCATCACGGCCCATTCCACGGTCCAGTTCGCGTTGAAGGAGGCGAAGTCGTCCCCGTACGCACCGGTGTAGCCCTGAATGGTCATGCATAGCAATTGGCCGGACTTGAGACCCGCGGTTGCCGTCGTCGCGCTGTCATAGGTGGTCTGCGTTTCGTCGCCGATACGAAAGCGTCCGATCACATAGCCGCCGCTGCTCGTTCCGTTCACCGTGGGAACAGCAAGCCGGGTCTTGATGGTGTCCCAGGTCGGATTGTCCTGTGGCTCGGTCCACGTTGCGTACGGTACGTCGGTAGCCCAAGTCGGCACATCCGGTAATACCGAGCGGCCCGCCCACTGATACGCGGAGAACGGGCTGACCTCGGTAAGCACGGGGCCATCGAAGCCCACACCCTTCTTCTGCGTGAGGAGCCAGTCCTGCCACGGATAAACACTCGTAACGGGCGTGGCCGGGAAATACTGCGTGCCCGACAGCGCGTGCGTTCCCGTCACCACGTCCAGCTTGATGTTGCGTTTGCCGAGAGCGGACAAGTCGTTGTAGACCCGGTACGCTTCGTTCACTGGAATGTACTGATCCTGCGCCCCGTGCGCGATATAGAGGTTGACGTCCTTTAGCTTAGTCAGATCGGCTTCGTTGCCCCAGGTCGTATGGACGACCGTTCCTGAATTGATGAAGAGTGCCGCGAACAGATCGGGTTGCAACGATGCCGCTTCGTAGGACCATCCCGCGCCCTGCGAGATGCCTGTTGCGTATATGCGCGTCGAGTCGACATTGCCTACGCGCGTCGAGATGGCCTTCATCAACTCGCCGACGGCGTTCATATAGACCATCTCGGCGTCGTAGTTGACGCATGCTTCCCAAGGCACGGTCACCGTCACGATGTATGACGGATACTTCGCCTGCAAGGCCGCGTTTGCGAAATCCGCCGCGCCGTTGGAGGCGTAGAAGTTGGCCGTCATGTTGGCGTCGTTGCCCAACCCGCCCAGCACGGCCACGAGCGGGTATGTCGTCGATGCCACCGTTTTCGGCGTGTAAAGCCGCACGTACATCTGGCCGACGCCGTCGCTTGCTGTCCCGACTGCATCCAGCGTTTTGTCGATGGGAAACGTCCACTTGTACCATTCGAAGTCGGTGTAAGTGTCTGGATTCGCGGCTTTGGCCGTTGGATCGAGCGCCAACGTCCCTGAAGAATTGGATGAATCGTCTCCGCCCCCGCCGCACCCGACGAGCAACGCAAGCGGCGCGGCGCCGAGTAATCTGGCAAAGTCTCGCCGACTCATGCCTTCGCGACGCGCATCGCTCGCTTTTACGCCGTGCTTCTGGCTTGCGTCATCGTCCGGTTTCCTGAACATCGTCTCTCTCCTCGTTTGAATGCATGGATCGAACGCATGAGCTAACGTGCCTTCGGTCGATCGCGTCAGCCGTTTTGTTTTTGTAAATGTACTGACTAGTTCGCATGCGGATCAGTAGGAGAACACCTTACGATCGTTTTTTCTCTTTATGGTCTAGTGGTATGCGACGAAGGTAATTAGTGCTGTGACGCGCCGCACCAACGTAACGGCGGATAGGGACTTCGTAAGCGGAGCTTCGCGACGATCGCGCGACGACATGATCATCGCGCGAAGATTTCAGACCGGACCTTTGAGCGTCCGATCGAAGAATTCGATCATCGTGGACCATCCGCGCTCGGCGGCCTCTTGGTCGTAGACCGGAAAATCCGGCTTCATCCAGCCGTGCGCGGCGCCGGTAAAGGTCTCTGCGACATACCGAACGCCGGCCTGCTTCAATGCGTCTTCGAAGCGCTGCGCCATGGATGACGGGTAACTTCCATCGGCGTCGGCCGCTGCGATATAGAGTTCGGCCTTTAGTCGTGGCGCTGAAAGATGCGGGCTGTCAGGGGCATCGGTTGCGAGATTGCCGCCGTGAAAGCTTGCCACCGCCGCGAAGCGATCGGGATATTGGCCAGCGGCGGTGATAGCCATGCCGCCGCCCATGCAAAAACCGACCGCGCCGATACGTTCGGGTTCAACGTCCGTGCGCGTGTCGATGTAGGCAAGCAATGCTTCTGTATCTTCGGCCGCCTTCGCGTTACCCGTGGTGACCATCAGCGGCCCGAGGATCGCTCGCACATCGCCCTTGAATACTTCCACGGGATCGAAAGGCCCATACGAACCGTAGCGATAAAAAAGGTCTGGCAGCAGGACGACATAGCCCGCGTTCGCCAGCCGTTGCGCCATATCCGATACAGCTGGACGTATGCCGCCCGCATCCATGTAGAAGACGATGGCCGGCGAAGGCGTTGCCGTATCGTCGGTGAAAACGTGAACGGGACACGTCCCGTCGCGAGTGGAAACGCTCACCTTTTCATAAGCCATGATGTCGCGCCTTGAGTCGAGAGCCGTGCTTGGGAATTGTCGAGAGATCATGTGTGAGCAAGACGCTTCAATCCTTGACCAAACCGCCATCGACGACGAGGTTCTGTCCCGTCACCGCTCGCGCCCACGGTGAGAGAAAGAACAGCACTGCGTCGGCGAATTCTTCCGGCGTCGTGACACGGCGCAACGGCGTGAATCCGGCGACCATATCGAACACGGCTTCGGGCGTCGCGCTGCTGGCGTCGGTGGTGCGCAAGAGTCCGCCGGACACCATGTTCACCGTGATGCCGTCCGGTCCGAGATCGTTCGATGCAGTTCTCGTCAACGCGAGCAATGCCGCCTTGGCCGCCGTGTAGTCGTGATACGGCACCACGGGGTTCTGAAATAGGTTGGTGCCGACATTCACGATACGGCCAAAGCCAGCGGCACGCATTGCGGGCAACGCGGCTTGAATCGTATTGAGCGCGCCCTTGAGGGCGCCTTCGATCTGCTGCTGAAAGCGCGTCCATTCGATATCGCCGATCTTCGGTCGCGCGTCGCCATCGAAGCTGAATTCGGCAAGCGCGTTGTTCACGACGGCATGTATCGGCCGGCCGCTTTTAGCGAGCGCTTCGTCGAAGAGACGCGCGACGGATGCCTGATCCGTGATGTCGGCCTGAACCGCCACGACGCGCGGTCCAAGCTGCTCGACCAGCGCGTTCGCTTGCGCTTCGCTACGACGATAGTTGATGACGACACTGGCGCCTTCACGCGCGAGGGCTTCAGTGATCGCCGCGCCCAGTCCGCGCGCGCCGCCGGTGACGAGTACGTTTTGTTCAGACAGCAGCATCGACATCTCCAAGGTTTGTTCTGGAATAGCCGATGCATTATGCAGCATGGGGTTAAGCGGCGCGTAAGTACACACGCGCTTCAGGCGCGCCGCAGCCTCCGTTTAAGGCGTACGCAGTTGCGTCACGAGCAATCTTTGCGTCTAATTTAGCTAGACCATAGCGTGGCTTCGGACAGCGCCTGCGCGGCTATCAGCCTTCGCCAGAGCGCTCGAAAAAATTGCAAGCCACGCGCTTCTTGCCAGCAACCGTCAATGCAGCGACTAAACCCAATTCGCTCAGGCGAGATCGACTTGTCGCGGTCGCAGAATCTTTTCGAATTCTTTTCTTAAGATGCAATAGCAAGCGCACGCCTGCTTCTCCAGACCAACGCGATCGAGAATTTCAATGCTGCCTCGGCCGTGCCGAATCAAGCCTGCATCGTGAAGTTTGCCCGTCGCCTCGGTGACGCCTTCTCTTCGCACGCCAAGGCTGTCCGCGACGCCTTGTTGAGTGACGCGCAAAACCATTGACGGCGCCCGGTCCGCTTGCGTCAATAACCATCGGCACAATTGCTGGCGCAGCGAATGATGTCGGTTGCATGCGGCTGTCTGTGCAACCTGTGTCAGCAACGCCTGCGTGTATAGAAGCATTAAACGGCGCAAGAACGCCGAACGGCCAATAAGTTCACGCAACGCATGAGCCTTGATGCGGTACGCAGATCCGGGAAACTGGACCTGAACACGCGTTGGCATGAACTTGCCGCCCGTTAGCACCGGCAAACCTGTCATGCCCTCGCGCCCGACGGCGGCAATCTCGGTCGATGCACCGTCCTCCACCATGTGAAGAAGCGAGATGATCGACGTAGTCGGAAAATAGACATACTGCATTTGTTGGCCGGGATCATACAGGCGTTGTTCGCTACGCAGTTCGATCAACTCCAGATGGCGCGCGATCTCTTTCCACTCCGGCGCGGGAAGCGAACATAGCAAGGCATTACCATGCAGATCCGATGTCAAATTCAGCATGCTCTTCGCTCGTTTAAGCTATCGCATAACCTTAGCATTTTTTCGTTTGCAGGTTGCTTTTAGCCTTAAGCGGTTGTTGGTCTGGCAGCTGTCCTGTCAAGCGAAAGCTATAAGCGCTTAGCGTCTTAGCAGTCGTCTTGTTAAGGCGCCATCAGGGGTCTGATCTTAAGCCTTGAACGGCTTTTGTCGAAGTGGGACAGCCAGCTAAGAACCTGCTTCTTTAGACGTTAAGGCATTAATGGCTGAATTTCGCTCAAGCGTCTTTGAAGATCGCCACCGCTGATTCTTCTTCTTAGAATCGAACGAATCGCTCTGTTGCCAGCCATCGTCGTGAGTCAAAAATCCGGGCACGACTATCTGTTGTTTTAGGCAAAGTCAGCCACCCGACCTCTTCCACGCGCCGACCGCATCCTTGCTATCTTGCTGCCGATAGTGACTCTCGCATTTTCCACAAATGCTCGCCAACACGTGCATGAGCACAACCCAATGCTTTCTAAATAATTCTATTTTCCTGTCATATACATTTCATCATCCGGCCTTACATTCCTCTTTCGACGCTGCACGCGGGCCGAGTACCTATGCAGCCTGATCCCCCGATCATCGATAAAAACAGGAACTTCCCATGTCCGACCGGACGAATCTTTCCCGCCGCCGCACGCTTAAACTTCTTGCGGGGGCGCCGATGTTACCGCTCGGCGGATTCGCCGCCGCCACGACGCTCGCCGGCTGCGGCGGCAGTGATTCCAATGCGGCCCCGGCTGCCACCGCGGCGTTCGCAAGCGCGGCATTCACGTCGATGGCCGCACCCACGCTCAACGATCCCGCGTCGATGGCGACGACCACGGTGAAATCGTCACTCAACGTCACGTTCGCGGACGGCACCACGCAAGCGTACAAGCTCGCCTATCAACCGTTCTTCGTCACCGGCGACATGGTGCCGAACGGCAGTGGCGGCAACATCCTTGCAGGCGGTTATTACGATATCAACGGCCAGCCGATCATCGATACCTCGGTGCCGGGCAAGGAGCGTCAGTTCTATTCCGACTGCCCCGACGGCAGTTCGTTGCTCATGCTTGCCAATGCAACGGTGCCGGGCATCAAGGGCAAGACCGTATTCGCCGTGGTGCAGTTCGAATACACCACGCGGGATCAGAGCCTCGCGTCGCAGTACGGCCAGTTACCCTCGCCTATCGCGGTATTGACGCTCGAACAGAACCCGACGACGGGCCACCTCACGCTGGTGAAATATCACAACGTAGACACCTCGAAAGCAAACGGTCTGTGGATCACGTGCGGCGCGAGCCTTTCGCCCTGGAATACGCATTTGTCGAGCGAGGAGTACGAGCCGGACGCGTCGAGCATCGCGAAAAACGCGCAGTTCAAGGCCTTCAGCCTAGCGCTATATGGCGACGCGACGCGCGCCAATCCCTACCACTACGGGCACTTGCCGGAGGTCACGGTGAATCCGGACGGGACGGCATCGATCAAAAAGCATTACTGCCTCGGACGCATCTCACACGAATTGATCCAGGTGATGCCGGACCAACGCACCGTCATGATGGGCGACGACGCGACCAACGGCGGCTTGTTCATGTTCATCGCGGACAAAGCGGCGGACCTCTCGTCAGGCACGCTGTACGTCGCCAAGTGGACGCAGACCTCGTCGGCGGGCGCGGGATCGGCGAACCTCTCGTGGATTCGCATCGGCAATGCCACGAGCGCTGAAATCGAAGCACTCGCCGGATCACTCAAGGCAGCCGACATCATGGACATCGCCACCGCGGACCCGGCGGACGCCAGCTACACGAAGATCAATTTCAACGGCACGTTCAACTGGGTCCGCGTCAAGCCGGGCATGGACAAAGCGGCGGCGTATCTGGAAACGCACCGCTATGCGGCGCTCATCGGCGGCAGCATGGGATTCACGAAGCTCGAAGGCACGACGGTCAACGCGAAGGACAAGATCGTGTACACGGCGATGTCCCGAGTCGAGAAATCGATGGTCAAGGGAAACGCGGCCTCGCGCGATGTCGCGGTCGACAAGACCATCGTCGCAGGCGCCGTGTACGCGCTCAATCTCAAGGCCGGTCAGAAAGACGTGACGGGCGCGGCGATAGACAGCGAATGGGTGCCGGTCGACATGGCCGCGCCCGCCGCGCTTGTCGGCGAGGACCTGGCTGCGCCCGACGCGCTCGGCAACCTCGCGAACCCCAACAAGATCGCAAATCCGGACAACCTGAAGTTCTCGGAGAAGCTGCGCACGTTGTTCATCGGCGAAGATTCCAGCACACACGTGAACAACTTCCTTTGGGCCTATAACGTCGATACCCAAACGCTTGCACGCGTGCTTTCGTGCCCGTCGGCGGCGGAATCCACCGGATTACACGCGGTCGACGAGATCAACGGCTGGACCAACATCATGAGCAACTTCCAGCATGCGGGCGACTGGGAGAGTCCGCTGCATGACAAGGTCAAGGCGACCGTCGATCCTTTACTGCGCGCGAATTATAAAGATCGATTCGGCGCGACTGTCGGTTATCTCACTGGCGACGCGAGCAGCATCAGGCTGGCGAAAGCTTGAGAAGCGGCATGCCGGCACTTCGCCGCATCTGCAATAGATGAATCGAACTTGAATCTGCAGCCAGGCCCGCAGTGTCGCTCACGACCGTCGGGCCTGACGATAAAAACCGCTACGACGCGTTCGCCTCAAGCAAACTACTTGACGGCACCCGACGACATGTCCGAACTCTGCGGCATCGCTTGCGACGAAGCTTTATTGCCCGGCTCATAGGTTCGGTTCACATCGCCCGGATCTCTGTTCCACGGACTCGACACTGGTTCGCTGTGGTAGGTCCTTTCGGACGTAGCCGCGCCATGAGCACCACCGCTGCCGCTCCCGCCGTTACCGTTTCCGCCCGCCAGCGCGGGCATGGACACCAGCGCGGAAACGAGCGAAGCCAACACGCACGAAACCTGGACATGCGACGCAGTCTTTGCCATTTCGGAACTCCTTAAGGACCACAAGCCTCGACACCCGTGTTCGATTCGTCGGTCTGATTTTGATAGAGCCGCGACGGGTCAAACATGCCGCTGCAAAATCAAATACGTAGAAGCCTGGGTGTTGGATGCAGCATTTCTTTTATTCGTCAGAGTATGCAGTTGCTTTTCCGCCAACGAGCAAAGACGATCGACGGGTACAAATCTGGCTAAAGCGCTCACTTGGAGCGCTGATCGAGGAACGAATTCAGCGCTCGGTCCCGACCATCCAGAGAAACTCATGCTCCCTTACAGCAGACAGGGCCAAGGCGACGTCACCTTCGTGCTCATGCATTTTTTAGGCGGCTCACACCGTACTTGGTTTCCTACCTTGCCTTTTCTCGACCATGAACACC harbors:
- a CDS encoding MetQ/NlpA family ABC transporter substrate-binding protein → MIAPVKLRTFLLALTLSQAVFISPGFAADNAAHTLRVGFVPGPYADEFRQGVEPQLSKKGYTVRYVEFSTGLEANQAVYRGEIAADVMQHSVYLKSYNDRNGTDLVGVVQVPTPPMGLFSTKHHALAEVRKGATVAVPNDPVNLERALKILQRIGWIRIRPNPNPVDVTERDVTDNPAGIKLVLLESAQAPRALEDVDFAAIQGNFAVSSGHALTTALALEEMTSPYVNQVVVKAANQHSQTTDDIVEAYRSDAFRQAIVGNHAYDGFRLPDYFPR
- a CDS encoding Crp/Fnr family transcriptional regulator → MLNLTSDLHGNALLCSLPAPEWKEIARHLELIELRSEQRLYDPGQQMQYVYFPTTSIISLLHMVEDGASTEIAAVGREGMTGLPVLTGGKFMPTRVQVQFPGSAYRIKAHALRELIGRSAFLRRLMLLYTQALLTQVAQTAACNRHHSLRQQLCRWLLTQADRAPSMVLRVTQQGVADSLGVRREGVTEATGKLHDAGLIRHGRGSIEILDRVGLEKQACACYCILRKEFEKILRPRQVDLA
- a CDS encoding 3-oxoacyl-ACP reductase; translated protein: MLLSEQNVLVTGGARGLGAAITEALAREGASVVINYRRSEAQANALVEQLGPRVVAVQADITDQASVARLFDEALAKSGRPIHAVVNNALAEFSFDGDARPKIGDIEWTRFQQQIEGALKGALNTIQAALPAMRAAGFGRIVNVGTNLFQNPVVPYHDYTAAKAALLALTRTASNDLGPDGITVNMVSGGLLRTTDASSATPEAVFDMVAGFTPLRRVTTPEEFADAVLFFLSPWARAVTGQNLVVDGGLVKD
- a CDS encoding PHB depolymerase family esterase encodes the protein MFRKPDDDASQKHGVKASDARREGMSRRDFARLLGAAPLALLVGCGGGGDDSSNSSGTLALDPTAKAANPDTYTDFEWYKWTFPIDKTLDAVGTASDGVGQMYVRLYTPKTVASTTYPLVAVLGGLGNDANMTANFYASNGAADFANAALQAKYPSYIVTVTVPWEACVNYDAEMVYMNAVGELMKAISTRVGNVDSTRIYATGISQGAGWSYEAASLQPDLFAALFINSGTVVHTTWGNEADLTKLKDVNLYIAHGAQDQYIPVNEAYRVYNDLSALGKRNIKLDVVTGTHALSGTQYFPATPVTSVYPWQDWLLTQKKGVGFDGPVLTEVSPFSAYQWAGRSVLPDVPTWATDVPYATWTEPQDNPTWDTIKTRLAVPTVNGTSSGGYVIGRFRIGDETQTTYDSATTATAGLKSGQLLCMTIQGYTGAYGDDFASFNANWTVEWAVMAGQVTSIVLTNQASPAPIARPSTVNLTNGGGPNVNNSLATPNVLDGKQVYLRIALADTYTGTALKVYVRFTRKLSSAPRGPEYASYWHVVDLPVNLAA
- a CDS encoding dienelactone hydrolase family protein — translated: MAYEKVSVSTRDGTCPVHVFTDDTATPSPAIVFYMDAGGIRPAVSDMAQRLANAGYVVLLPDLFYRYGSYGPFDPVEVFKGDVRAILGPLMVTTGNAKAAEDTEALLAYIDTRTDVEPERIGAVGFCMGGGMAITAAGQYPDRFAAVASFHGGNLATDAPDSPHLSAPRLKAELYIAAADADGSYPSSMAQRFEDALKQAGVRYVAETFTGAAHGWMKPDFPVYDQEAAERGWSTMIEFFDRTLKGPV
- a CDS encoding EAL domain-containing protein; translation: MDDPNHAIETLDRLHALGLRLSVDDFGTGYSSLSYLKRMPVDEIRIDRSFVMGFTDHKDDETIVRSTIDLGHNMGLKVVAEDVESEQMMTRPRELQCDLAQGFHLSRPLPPAKLELWLAGGVEESNLRFA
- a CDS encoding PhoX family phosphatase; its protein translation is MSDRTNLSRRRTLKLLAGAPMLPLGGFAAATTLAGCGGSDSNAAPAATAAFASAAFTSMAAPTLNDPASMATTTVKSSLNVTFADGTTQAYKLAYQPFFVTGDMVPNGSGGNILAGGYYDINGQPIIDTSVPGKERQFYSDCPDGSSLLMLANATVPGIKGKTVFAVVQFEYTTRDQSLASQYGQLPSPIAVLTLEQNPTTGHLTLVKYHNVDTSKANGLWITCGASLSPWNTHLSSEEYEPDASSIAKNAQFKAFSLALYGDATRANPYHYGHLPEVTVNPDGTASIKKHYCLGRISHELIQVMPDQRTVMMGDDATNGGLFMFIADKAADLSSGTLYVAKWTQTSSAGAGSANLSWIRIGNATSAEIEALAGSLKAADIMDIATADPADASYTKINFNGTFNWVRVKPGMDKAAAYLETHRYAALIGGSMGFTKLEGTTVNAKDKIVYTAMSRVEKSMVKGNAASRDVAVDKTIVAGAVYALNLKAGQKDVTGAAIDSEWVPVDMAAPAALVGEDLAAPDALGNLANPNKIANPDNLKFSEKLRTLFIGEDSSTHVNNFLWAYNVDTQTLARVLSCPSAAESTGLHAVDEINGWTNIMSNFQHAGDWESPLHDKVKATVDPLLRANYKDRFGATVGYLTGDASSIRLAKA